CGCTGCTCGACCGGGACGTCGAGGGTGTGGTCAACCGACTCTGCCCGGACTCCCCGGTGCCGGTGCTGGACGAGAGCACGCACGTGGACCGGCCCGGTGGCGCCGGCCTCGCCGCGCTCTTCGCGGTCGGCCGGGGATTCGAGGTGGCCCTGGTCACCGCGCTCGCCGACGACGCCGGTGGGGCCCGGCTGAGCAGCCTGCTCACCGCCGCCGGGGTGCAGGTGTACGCGCTGCCGCTGCCCGGCGCCACCCCGGAGAAGATCCGGCTCCGGACCCGGGGGCGGGTGTTGCTGCGACTCGACCGGGGTGGTGCGGCCGGCCCGCCGGGTGAACCGAGCGACGCCGTCCTGGAACTGCTCGCCGGGGCGGCCGGGATCCTGGTCAGCGACTACGGGCGAGGGGTGGCGGCACAGCCGACCCTGCGTGCGGCGCTCGCCGCCGCGACCGCCCCGGTGGTCTGGGATCCGCATCCGCGTGGTCCGGCGGCCGTCCCGGGCATCCGGTTGACCTGCCCGAACGAGGTCGAGGTACGCGAGCTCGCCGGTGGTACGCCGGGAGCCTCCCGGTTGATCACCGCCTCCCGTAGCGCGAACGGGCTGCGGGAGCGCTGGCGGGTCGGCGCCGTCGCGGTGACCCTCGGTGGTGACGGCGCGTTGCTCTGCCACGCCGGCTCCACGCCACTGGTGGTGCCCTCGCCGACCAGCGCCGACGGAGACACCTGCGGGGCCGGGGACCGGTTCGCCGCCACCGCCGCGCTGGCGCTCGCCCGGGGGGCGCTGGTCTCCGAGGCGGTGCAGCAGGCGGTCGCCGAGGCGTCCGCGTACGTGGCCGCCGGCGGTGTTTCCGAGGCCGTACCGGCGCCCGTGCCCGAGCCGGTGTCGGTGTCGGTGGCCGACCGGGAACAGCGGATCGGGCCGGGGCCGGCCGGTGCGCTGGTCGCCGAGGTGCGGGCGGCGGGCGGGACCGTGGTCGCCACCGGTGGCTGTTTCGACCTGCTCCACGCCGGACACGTGGCCACCCTGGAGGCGGCCCGCCGGCTCGGTGACTGCCTGGTCGTCTGCCTCAACTCCGATGCCAGCGTGGCCCGGCTGAAGGGCTCCGACCGTCCCCTGGTGCCGCAGTACGACCGCAGCCGGTTGCTGGCCGCACTCGGCTGCGTCGACGCGGTGGTGATCTTCGACGAGGCCACCCCGCACGCCGCGCTCTCCTGGCTGCGCCCCGACGTCTGGGTCAAGGGCGGCGACTACGGCACCGGCGGCGGGGACGAACCGGGGCTGCCCGAGGCCGAGATCGTCCACCGGTGGGGCGGGCACACGGTGGTGGTGCCGTACCTGGACGGCCGGTCGACCACCGGAATGATCGCGGCGGCCCGAACGGCCGCGCCACACTCGACGGGAGGAGCGCGATGACCGCAACCGTGCCGGGCGCCGGCCCAGCCGTACTCGTCACCGGGGGTTCCAGCGGGCTCGGGGCGGCGGTGGTGACCGCGGTGGCGAAGTCCGGCGGCCGACCGTACGTGCTGGACCGGCAGGCCCCCGTCGACGGGGTGCCGTGGGTCGAGTGCGACCTCGCCGACACCCGCGCCGCCGAGGCGGCCACCCGGCAGCTCGCCGAGCAGGCCGGCGGGCTCGACGGGCTGGTCACCGCCGCCGGGATGGACGTACCCGGTCGGCTCGTCGACCTGCCGGCGGAAACCTGGGAGCGGGTGGTCACCGTCGACCTGCTCGCCACCGCCGCGGTGGTCCGGGCGGCCCTGCCCTATCTGGAGAGCTCACACGGGACGGTGGTCACCGTCGCCTCGACGCTCGGCGTCAAGGCGGTCAGCGACGCCACCGCGTACTGCGCCGCGAAGTTCGGGGTGGTCGGCTTCACCAGGGCGCTCGCCGCCGAACTGGCCGGCTCGGTCGGGGTGACGCTGCTGGTGCCGGGCGGGATGCGTACCGCCTTCTTCGACGAACGGACCGAGCAGTACCGGCCGGGCGCCGACGCCGTCCTCAACGACCCGGCGAGCGTCGCCGCCGCGGTGCTCTTCGCGCTCGGCCAGCCGCCCGGCTGCGCGATCCGCGAACTCGTGGTCTGTGCCGAGCAGGAGACGTCGTACCCATGATCCTGGTCCTGCGGGCGCTCGGTGTGGGTGACCTGGCCACCGCCGTCCCGGCACTGCGTGGCCTGCGGGCCGCGTTCCCGGACCGGACCCTGGCGCTGGCCGCACCGGCCTGGCTGGCACCCCTGGTCGACCTGGTCGGTGGGGTCGACCGGCTGGTGCCGACGGACGGTCTGGAGAGCGTGGAGTGGCCGGGGCCGGCGCCGCACTGGGCGGTGAACCTGCACGGACGCGGGCCACGTTCGCACCAGGTCCTCCAGGCGGCCGGGGCGCAGCGGCTCTGCGCGTTCCACAACGCCGAGGCCGACCACACCGACGGTCCGCCGTGGTCCGCCGACGAGCACGAGGTGGACCGCTGGTGCCGGCTTTTGAGCTGGTACGACATCAGCACCGACCCGAGCGACCTGGCGTTGCGCCGACCGAGTCCGCACCGGGTCCCGGTCGGGGTGACGGTCGTCCACCCGGGAGCCAAGATTCCCGCCAAGCGCTGGTCACCGGAGCGGTTCGCGGCGGTCGCCCGGGAGTTGAGCCTGGCCGGTCACCGGGTGGTCGTGACCGGTTCGGCGCCCGAGCGTGATCTCGCCGAACAGGTGGCCCGCCGGGCTGGTCTGCCCGCCACCGCCGTACTCGCCGGCCGGCTCGACCTGGCCGGGCTGGCGGCGATAGTCGCGCACAGCCGACTGGTGGTCAGTGCCGACACCGGTGTCGCCCACCTGGCCACCGCGTACGGGATTCCGTCGGTGGTGCTGTTCGGACCGGTCCGCACCGAACACTGGGGTCCGCCGGTGGACCGGCCCTGGCACCGCGCACTCTGGGCGGCGGCTCTGGCCGACGACGCCGCCGCCACCGACGCCGAGCTTGTGGAACTCGACCCGGAGGTGCCGGAGACGCTCCCGGTCGAGGGGGACAGCGAGCCCTTCACCCCGCACCCGATGCTCGCCGCGATCGGGATCGAGCAGGTGCTGACCGCAGTCGACGAGGTCGACCAGGTGGCGCGGGAGCGCCATGCGGTTGCGACGTAGCGACCCGGCGAAGCCCGGGTACGGCCGGCGCCGCCGTGGTCGCGGCGTGAGCTTCGTCGACCTGCGCGGCCGACCGATCCGCGACCCGGAGGAGCTGGACCGGCTCCGGGGACTGGTCATTCCGCCCGCGTGGCGGGACGTCTGGATCTCACCCCACCCGGCCGGTCACATCCAGGCGACCGGGATCGACGCCGCCGGCCGCAAGCAGTACCTCTACCATCCGCTCTGGCGTACCCGCCGGGACGAGGCGAAGTTCGACCACGTGTTGGAGGTCGCCGCCCGGCTGCCGGTGCTGCGCGCCCGGGTCAATGCCGACCTCGCCGGTCGGGGACTGGGCCGGGAACGGGTGCTGGCGATCGTGGCGAGCCTGCTCGACTCGGGCACCTTCCGGGTCGGCAGCGACCAGTACGCGGCCGGCGACGATCCCACCTTCGGGGTGGCGACCCTGCGACCGGAGCACACCCGGGCGCAGCGCGGTTGTGTGGTTTTCGAGTTCCCGGCGAAGGGCGGCATCGCCCAGGTGCAGCGGATCGAGGACCCCGGCCTCTGCGCGGTGCTGCGGGACCTGCGCCGCAGGCGGCGCGGCGCGAACCGGCTCTTCGGCTACTGGGACGGTCACGGTTGGCGGGACGTACGCAGCGACGAGATCAACGAGTATCTGCGCGCGGCGAGCGGCGGTGAGATGACCGCGAAGGATTTCCGTACGTGGCACGCGACGCTGCGTACGTCCTGCGCCCTGGCGCGGCTCGGCCCGGAGCGGTCGGAGACCCGGCGCAAGCGGGCGGTCGCCGGGGTGATGCGGGAGGTCGCCGACCTGCTCGGCAACACCCCGGCCGTGGCGCGCGCGTCGTACGTCGACCCGCGACTGATCGACCGCTATCACGACGGTCAGACGATCGACGTCGACCCGGACGCCCCGCCCGAGGTGCTCGAACGCGCGGTGGTCGAGTTTCTGTCGTCGACCTGAGATGTCCCTGAGCCCTTGGCGGGGGTCAGTCGGGCGCGCCGCGCTCCCGCAGGAGTTCGGCGAGCCGGTCCCAGGCGGGCGACGTCACGCTGGCCGAGGTCCCGACCAGTCGGGCGGCGATCGGGTCTGTGAGCTGTTCGTCCTCGATCCTGCCGTCGCGGTTGATCATCCAGCGCCACATCCGGTCGGCCAGCGCGGGCAGGCGCGGGTCCTCGGGGGGCCAGTCGAACGCCGCGTCGTACTCCAGGTAGCTGCCGACGAACTCCGGATCGTCGATCGAGTCGCGCTTGTCGGCGAGGAGCAGGGCCGCCTCCTTCGGCGAGACCGAATACAACAGGATCCAGGTGTCCCGCTCCATCCATGTCAGTCGTTCGCTCACCCCGAGCGCCCGCAGCCGGTCGAGAAAGTCGGCCACCTCGGGCGGGACGAACAGCCGGTCACCACCGCTGAGCCGGGCGATCCGTTCGCGGGTACGTATCAACTCCTCGGCCCGTTCCCGTAGGTTGCGGTCGATTTCGGCGATCGCCGTGGCGAACCGGTCCGGGTCGGCCGCGAGCAGCTCCCTGACCCGGGCGAGCGGCACCCCGGCTTCGGCCAGTGTTTTGATCTTGACCAGCTCGATGGCGTGCTCGGCGCCGTAGCTCCGGTAGCCCGACGAGTCGCGCGGTGGTTCCTCAAGCAGACCGCGCTGGTGGTAGTGGCGGACCGCCTTGATTGTCACGCCCGCGTATCCGGCGAGCTGGCCGATGGTGATCATTTCCGGACCCGGGGGAAGAGGCGGCCGGCAAGGTCCACCCCGACGATCGCGCCGGTTGCGTCGCGGCTGAAGAAGCCGCGCTGCCCGGTCAGTCCACCCTCGGTGATGATGTACTCGTCGCCGTCGCCCGCGAGTAGGCCCATCGCGGCCGGCGGGTAGTCCGGGGGCGCTTCGGTCTGTAGCGCCGCGCGGATCTCCGGCTTGATCCCTACCTCCAGCGTCAGTCCCGCCCCGTCGGTGGCGATGATCAGCGTCATCGCGTCGTTCTCGTAGCTCCCCGCGATCTCGGCGGCCCGCGCCTCGACGTACGGGATCGGCTCCGGGTCCTGGTCGATCACCCCCAGGTAGTGCTCGAGCGCCCAGCGCAGTACGGCCTGGTTGAACGGAATACCGTCCGGGCCGGCGTTGGCGAGCGAGACGATCGCGAAGTCACGCTCCGGTACGGTGAGCAGTTCGGCGAACTGGCCGTCCGACGACCCGCCGTGCCCGGCGGTACGGACGCCGTCCACGTGGCGCAGGAACCAAGCGATGCCGAGCGCGTCGCCGATGCTGCTGCCCCGCAGCTCGACCGTCGGCTCCGTCATGCTCCGCAGCAGCTCAGCGGGGAGGATCCGCTCGCCGCCTTCGGTGCATCCGTCACCCAGATGGAACCTGGCCCAGCGCAGCTGGTCACTCACCGAGGACGCCAGTCCCGCGCCGGGGTTGTTGCCGCGTCCACCCGGCCGCCACGGCTGCGCGACGGAGAGCGTGCCGTCCTCGCCGCGGTTGTGCCCCACGGCGAACCGCCGGGTCATCACGTCGAGGGGCGCGAAGAGGCTGTGCGACAGCCCCAGTGGCTCGGCGAGCAGCGAGGCGACGGCCTGTTCGTACGTCAGGTCGGTGACCTTTTCTATGATCCGCCCGGCCAGGTTGTAGCCGGCCTGGCTGTACGAGGCGCGGGTGCCGGGCGGAGAGGTCAGCTTCAGGTCGGCCAGCCGTGCTACGTAGCCGGCCAGCGCGTCGTCCCCCTCACCGGTCTCGACGATGACCGACCAGTCCAGTCCCGACGTGTGGTTGAGCAGTTGCAGCACGGTGATCTCCGCCGCCGCCCGCTCGTCGGTGAGCGCCAGCTCGGGGACGTACCGCCGCACCGGCGCGTGCAGGTCGACCCTCCCTTGGGCGACGAGGCACATCAGCGCGCTCGCCGTGTAGGTCTTCGTGACCGAGGCCAGCGCGAACAGCGTGTCCCGGTCGACCGGGACCGGGTTCTCGACGCTCGTCACGCCGTGGCACGCATAGACCTCCCGGCCCTTCATCCACACGCCGACAGCGACGCCCGGAATGTCGAACTTCGTGGCGGTCGCCGTGACGAAATCGGCGAGCGTGTCGTGTGACATTCGTGTTCCCTTCCCATCCTCTGCGCGCCCGGCGCCGAGCTGGCCGCGAGGTCCCGCGCCGGCCCGCACCGTGTTCCCGCGCGTTCCTGCCACAAATGCTCGAACCTTGCCCCAGGGGCAAGGTCAAGCCCGGTCGGGACATTTGCTCGCGGAGTCGGGCGGTCAGTGCGGGACCGGGATTTGTCTCCCCGGCACGCGAGCGGGGCCCCCGATCGTGATCGGGGGCCCCGCGTGGTCTCTACCTCTGCCTGGTGTTCACGCCCGACGCAGTGCGGAGCGGCCCGCGAAGCGCGCCGAGTCGCCCAACTCCTCTTCGATCCGGATCAGCTGGTTGTACTTCGCCGTGCGGTCGGAGCGGGAGAGCGATCCGGTCTTGATCTGACCGCAGCCGGTCGCCACCGCGAGATCCGCGATGGTGGTGTCCTCCGTCTCGCCCGAGCGGTGCGACATGACAACCGTCCAGCCCGCCTGGTGGGCCGTGTCCACCGTGGCCAGCGCCTCGCTCAGGGTCCCGATCTGATTGACCTTGACCAGGACCGAGTTGCCGACACCGGTACGGATGCCCTCGCGCAGCAGCGTCTCGTTGGTGCAGAACACGTCGTCGCCGGTGAGCTGACAGCGGTCACCGACGCGGGCGGTCAGCTCGCGCCAGCCGTCCAGGTCGTTCTCCGCCATCGGGTCCTCAATGGAGAGGACCGGGTACGCGTCGATGAGTTTGGCCAGGTAGTCGGCGTGCTCGGAGGGGGTGCGGCGTACCCCCTCGCCCGCGTAGTCGTACACCCCGTCGCGGAAGAACTCCGACGACGCCGGGTCCATGACCAGGCCGATGTCCGTGCCGGGGCGGTAGCCGGTGCGCTCGATGGCGGTCATCACGAAGTCGAGCGCCTCTTCAGCGGTACGCAGCGCGGGCGCGAAGCCACCCTCGTCGCCGACACCCGTGGAGTGCCCGGCGGCCAACAGGTCGCGGCGCAGGGTGTGGAAGACCTCGCTGCCCATGCGGACGGCTTCGGCGAAGGTGTCCGCGCCCACCGGGACGATCATGAACTCCTGGAAATCCAGCGGATTGTCGGCGTGGGCGCCGCCGTTGACGATGTTCATCATCGGCAGCGGCAGGAGGTGGGCGTCGGCGCCGCCGAGGTAGCGGTAGAGGGGCTGGCGGTGGGCTGCCGCGGCGGCCTTGGCGGCGGCGAGGGAGACGCCGAGGATCGCGTTGGCGCCGAGCCGGGACTTCGTGGCGGTGCCGTCGAGGGCGACCAGCGCGGCGTCTAGACCCGACTGGTCGGCCGCGTCCCGGCCGCGTACGGACGCGGCGATTTCCCCGTTGACGTGGGCCACCGCGCGGTCGACGCCCTTGCCGTGCCAGCGCGCGGGGTCACCGTCGCGCAGTTCCACGGCCTCCCGGGCGCCGGTGGAGGCGCCGGAGGGGACGGCCGCGCGCCCCAGGGACCCGTCCGTCAGGACGATGTCGACCTCGACCGTGGGGTTGCCCCGACTGTCGATGATCCGGCGGGCGGTGACGGTCTCGATGGCGTTGACGGTTCCGACTGCCTCTGCGGACATGGGAGTTCCTTCCCGTTGTCTTGGTCGTGGCCCTGGCTGCGACAGCGCTGGCGCCGAGCCCGACATCGGCAAAACCTACAGCAATGCTGTTCAGTATTGCTGTGCAGGTCTGCTGCACAGCTCTGCTGGTCAACGGGGTAAAGTGCCCTATGCCCGCCCCGGAAGCCGCCGCCATCGCCGCTGAACTGCGCACCGCGATGGGCAAGCTCACCCGACGCGTCAAACACGAGGACCGCATCCCGCTGGGTCAGGTCGCCGTGCTCGGTGCACTCGACCGCGACGGCGCCATGACCATCAGTGACCTCGCCGCCGATCAGCGCGTGCGTCCCCAGTCGATGGCCCGGACGGTGGGGCTGCTCATAGAACAGAACCTGCTCACGCGCCGGGCGCACCCCACGGACCGCCGTAAGTCGCTGGTCGATTTGTCGGACATGGGTCAGGCCGCGCTCGAAGCGGAGCGTGGCCGCCGGGCCGGTTGGCTCGCGCAGGCCATCGATGCCGAACTCACGGATGAGGAACGGGCGTTGCTGGCACGGAGCGCCGCCCTGCTGGAGCGGCTTGCCACACGCTAGTGCCCCGACAGGCAACGTTTCGCGATGCCGGGCACGCGCCCCAGGCTTGCGCGGTGTCCCTCCTTTTCCCTTCGCGGCACTGGCCCAGGCATGGCCCCGCCCCCGGGGTCGCACCACGGGGGAAGTAACGACACGCGCCGGGGGCGGGGGCGTTGGGCACCAACGGTGCGATCAGGCCGAGGGTGGGGGACGGTCCGGCGGCATCCAGCACATGATGCGGTCGAAGATGGCGCGTACGTCCGGTGGTGGTCCGAGGGCGGAGTCGTAGACGTGCAGGTCGGAGATGGCGTCGACGAACTGTGTGCCGAGGTAGAGCATCAGTGCGATCCGTTGGTGGCGGAAGCTCACCGTCAGGTCGAGTCGGGCGTCGGCGCAGGGCCAGGGTTGGGCGCAGATCCGGCAGCACCAGACCGGGCGCAGCGGGAGGTGGAGTTGCCGGCTGGCGACCGGCTTCGGCTCGATCACCAGGTCGGTCCCTTCGGTGCGGGGCGTTCGATGTCGAGGAGTACGCGGCGGCGGATGACGTAGTCGGCCTCGGGGCGTTCGGGCTTGCCCAGTGGCTTTTCGATGCCGTGTACGAGGACCCACTCCTGGTTCGTGTTCAGCGGCGCCTGGGTGATGCGCAGGTGGAGGTCTCCGACGCCGGGTCGGCGGTTCGCTCCGGTGCCCCGGTAGTAGTCCTCGCCCTCGGCGTTGACGATGTCACCGACGCTGACCAGCGGCCTACCGGACATGACGGCCCCCGTTGCGCCGGGCCACCCGATACCCGACCTGCTGCCCGAGCGTGAGCAGCGGGACCTGGCGCAGGTTCGCCGTACGCTCGTCGGCCCACTGGGGGCGGGGCGACGGCGGTGCGATGGGTGGCTGCGGTACGGCGGCCCCAGGGGGCCACGGCCAGACGTAGCCCCACCAGCGGCGGACTCGGGACATCTCGACACCTCCTCGTCTTGGGTTCGGACCACCTGATGGATCATGAAGGGCCCACTCGGTCCCGCTCATGCAAGTGGTTCCGCTGGTAGAAACCCTCCCGCGTTCGGGGCAGACACCACAGCGACCGATGTGTAATGTCCCGGGATATCTGCGCTCTGTCCTCAGAGGAGGCACCGAACGTGAATGAGGTTCTTCGGTCCGCGATGACGGCACGCGGCCTGACGGTGGAGTCCCTCGCGCAGCAAACCGGCGTCGACCGAAAGACCGTGGGTCGGTGGCTGTCGCCCGGTCGGGTGCCGCACGCCCGCACCCGTTCCCGAGCCGCTGCGGTCCTCGGCCTCGAAGTAGGCGAATTGTGGCCGAACACCGGCCGCCGCCGTGACCCACTCTGGTTCGTACCGTGGGCGCAAGCGGAGCGGGAGGCGACGTCGCTTCGCTGGTTTGAAGCCCTGGTAGTGCCGGGACTGTTGCAGACCGAGGCGTACGCCCGTGCCGTGCTGACCGACGCGGGGCTGATGTCGCGGGACGCTGTGGAGCAGCGCGTACGCACTCGGATGGACCGGCGAGCGATCCTCGCCGGCAACAAGCCGCCGCAGTTCACGGCCGTCCTGGACGAGGGGGTGCTGCGGCGCCCGGTCGGCAGCTCGCGGGTGATGCGCGATCAGGTTCAGGCGATCATCACGGCGTGCGAGGAGCCACACGTACGAGTGCACGTCGTGCCATCGACGGCCGGCGCGTACGCTGGCCTGAACGGACCCTTTGTGCTTGCCGCAGGCCCGGGCGGTCGGCTCACCGGTTACCTGGACACGCAACTGGACGGCCAGGTGGTCGACAGCGCCGACAAGATGGAAGCGCTTCAGGCAGCGTGGGAATCTGTGCGCGGTGAGGCGTTGCCGCACCGACAGTCAATCGACCTGATGACGGAAGTGGCAGAAACATGGACGACCTGACCGGCGCCCGGTGGCGCAAGAGCACTCGCAGCAGCGGGAATGGTGGCGCGTGCGTCGAGGTGGCGGACAACCTCCCCGGCCGCGTGCTGGTCCGGGACACGAAGGACCGTGACGGTGGCACGCTGACCTTCGCTCCCGAGGCGTGGCGGGCGTTTGTCGGACTGGCAAGGCAGAGCTGAACGCCTGTCGTGGACGCACCGGTGGGTGCGGGCTGACGGCAGTGACGAAAGGCGTCACTCCCTGCTTCTTCTCAAGTGGCCGAATTCTTGGGAGAGACAGGGAGTGACGTCTTTGGCGTCCCGTGGGATCGATCAGTGGGCGCGTATCGGTATGCCACTCAACGAGGCAGGGTGAAGCGGTCATGCCGGACTACGGGTTGCTGGTGGGGTTTCTCGACCAGGAGCAGTCGTTCGACCAGCTAGTGGAGCTGATCGCCCGGATGACCGGTGCGACCGTGCGCGACGTGCCCGGCCAGACTGAGTCGGTCGTCGGCAGGATCGGCACCGGGTAGGCACCCAACTATCGTCCGGAGCCTCCGTTGCCCGCCTCGATCAGCGCAGGATCGCCTCGACGAAGTCGGCGCCGAGGCGGGCGCAGACCGTCAGGTCGAGCTGGTGGTGCACGTACCGCCCGCGCCGGCTCACCGTGGTGAGCCCGGCCTGCTTGAGCACGGTGAGCTGGCGCGAGACCTCGGGCGTGCTGAGCTGCCACGCCTCGGCGATCTCCCCGGTCGTGTGCGGGCCCCGGGCGAGCGTGCGGGCGATCCGCCGCCGCACCGGGTGGGCGAGCGCGTCGATTCGCCGCTGGATCAGGTCGAGCGGCACGGGATGCGGCAGCCCGGCCTCGGCCGTCGGATATTGCACGACCGGCCGCCAGCCCGGCGCGTGCACGACGAGCAGGTGCGGTCGGCCGAACGCGGTCGGGGTGAAGGTGACCCCCTGCCCCTGCGCGGTAGTCGCGTTGTCCTGCAGCTTGTCGATGAGGATCCGCCGTCCGTCGGGAGAGCGGGTCGTCGCGGGGGAGACCGCCGCGAGCACCGTGTCGAGGCCGTACCGGGCCAGCAGGTCCGCCTTGTGCCGGGAGTCTGCGGCGAGCTGATGCTGCACCCGGGCCCACGACTCGGCGAAGAAGGCCTGCTCACAGTCCTCCAGGAGGCGGCGCACCCAGGCGCGTACACCCGGAGGGTCGGCGAGGAGCTGGTCGGCGAAGTCGGCCTGGCGCGGCCCGCGAGCCAGCGCCAGCTCCCGGGCCCGGTGCCGAGCGTCGGCGTCGACCAGCGGTGAGCGCAGGCGGCGCTGGGGCGTGGAGCCGCAGCTCGTGGTGATCAGAGCAGCCGCGACATAGGTCTCGTCGTCGAGCCGGTCCACGTCGTCGAGCTCGGCGGCGAGGGTGTCGCGGGGCTGGCCCGGCACGAAGAAGTCGGCCCGAGCCGACCGCCACAGGAAATCGGCCTCCAGCAGCCGGTCGCTCAGCTCCGGCTTGAGCGACGCGGCGGTCGTGGTGATCCAGCCGTGCAGCGCCGGGTGGTGTGCGGGCTCCGCCAGCGCGTGCAGCATCGCGGCCAGCTCACCCAGCGGTGAGGGAGAAAAGATAAACCGTTCATTCGGTACGCCGGTAATGTCGATTGTCAGTCCCACGCCGCCCATCGTGACACCACCCGCCGGGGCGGGCCGCGACACTTGACGAGGATCGTCAACCGGCGTGGCCCGGGACCACCCGGCGACGACCGTGGTCGGCGTGACGAAGCAGAAGGATGAACGGCTGGGCTGGGCGGCGCTGCTGCACGCCGGCGGCGGTCCGCGATACACGCTGGCTCTGACGATCGACTCGGTGGGCGGCGGCCTGCTCCGCCCGTTCCTGCTGATCTACGGCATCGTCGTGCTCCACCTGAGCGCCGGTGCGGCAGGGCTGGCGCTCTCGGCCGGGCTGCTCGCGGGCCTGGTCGTGCTGCCGCTCGCGGGACGGTGGATCGACCGGGGTGCGAGGTCGGCCGTCGTCGCGGCGACGCTGCTCGTCCGGGTGGCCGGGGTCGGCGTGCTGCTCGCCGGGGACGGCGAGGCGGGCTTCCTCGCCGCGTCGGTGCTGCTGGGGTTGGGCAGCCAGGCCTGGCCGGCCGCGCATGCGGCCCTTGTCGCCGCGCTCACCACCGGCCGCCACCGGGATTCGGCGCTCGCCGCCGGGCGTTCGGTGCGCAACGCGGGCCTCGGCGCCGGAGCGCTGATCGCCACTGTCGCGGTGACGGGCGGGGACGGGGGCCTGCGGGCGCTCGCCGCCCTGACCGGGCTGGGGTTCCTCGTCTCCGGGCTGCTCGTCGCCTCGATGCGGCTGCGGGTGCCGGACCGCCCGGCGGTGGCGAGCGAGCGGGGTGGGGTGGGGCACCTGACCGGGCTGCTCTGGGCCAACCTGCCTTTCGCGCTCTGCTTCAGCGTGCTTGAGGTAGCGCTGCCCGCGGTGATGGTGACGCAGCTCGACGTGTCGCCGGTCTGGTCGGCGGGGATGTTCGTTGGCAACACCGTGCTCGTCATCGCGGTGCAGGTGCCGCTCGTCGTCTGGCTGGGCCGGTGGCACCGCAGATCGGTCCTAGCCGCCTCGGGGGTGGTGCTCGCGGGCTCCTATCTGGGGTTCTGGGCGGCGGCCGGGGTAGGTGGCGACGCCGGTGCGGCGCTCGTCGCGGTGGTCTGCGTGCTCTACACCGCCGGGGAGATCCTCTACACGGGCAGCGGGACGGCGCTCGTCATCGCGAGCACGCCGGAGCGGCTGGTGGGGCGTGTGCTGGTGTGTTGGCAGCTCTCCACCGGGCTAGGAATGGCCGTCGCGCCCGCGATCCTGACCGGCCTGCTCGCGGTCGGCCCGTCGGCGCTGTGGCTGATGCTGGCACTCACCACACTGGCCGGTGCGGCCGTGGTGCTGCGCACGCCGACGGGAGAGGGGGTCAGGCCGGGCCGGCGGCGCTCGGCGCGGCTGCGGTGGAGCGGCTGAAGGGACACACGCACGAGACGTACTTGCCGTCACCGACGTGCTCGACGCCCCACCTGGTGCAGAGCGCTCGAACATGCGAGATACCTGAACTCCCGCGACGCGTACTGGAACTCGACCTTGCAATCGCCCTGACCAAGGTGCGATCAGGCCGAGGGTGGGGGACGGTCCGGCGGCATCCAGCACATGATGCGGTCGAAGATGGCGCGTACGTCCGGCGGTGGTCCGAGGGCGGAGTCGTAGACGTGCAGGTCGGAGATGGCGTCGACGAACTGTGTGCCGAGGTAGAGCATCAGCGCGATCCGTTGGTGCCGGAAGCTCACCGTCAGGTCGAGTCGGGCGTCGGCGCAGGGCCAGGGTTGGGCGCAGAGGCGGCAGCACCAGACCGGTCGCAGGGGCAGGTGGAGTTGCCGGCTGGCGACCGGCTTCGGCTCGATCACCAGATCGGTCCCTTCGGTGCGGGGCGCTCGATGTCGAGAAGCACGCGGCGGCGGATGACGTAGTCGGCCTCGGGGTGTTCGGGCTTGCCGAGTGGCTTCTCGATGCCGCGTACGAGGACCCATTCCCGGTTGTCGTCAGTGTCCGTCGGGACCTGGGTGATGCGCAGGTGGAGGTCTCCGACGCCGGGGCGGCGGTCCGCCCCGGTGCCCCGGTAGTAGTCCTCGCCCTCGGCGTTGACGATGTCGCCGACGTTGACCAGTGGCCTATCGGACAT
The Micromonospora pisi DNA segment above includes these coding regions:
- a CDS encoding MFS transporter, encoding MTKQKDERLGWAALLHAGGGPRYTLALTIDSVGGGLLRPFLLIYGIVVLHLSAGAAGLALSAGLLAGLVVLPLAGRWIDRGARSAVVAATLLVRVAGVGVLLAGDGEAGFLAASVLLGLGSQAWPAAHAALVAALTTGRHRDSALAAGRSVRNAGLGAGALIATVAVTGGDGGLRALAALTGLGFLVSGLLVASMRLRVPDRPAVASERGGVGHLTGLLWANLPFALCFSVLEVALPAVMVTQLDVSPVWSAGMFVGNTVLVIAVQVPLVVWLGRWHRRSVLAASGVVLAGSYLGFWAAAGVGGDAGAALVAVVCVLYTAGEILYTGSGTALVIASTPERLVGRVLVCWQLSTGLGMAVAPAILTGLLAVGPSALWLMLALTTLAGAAVVLRTPTGEGVRPGRRRSARLRWSG